The following are encoded in a window of Mycobacteroides chelonae CCUG 47445 genomic DNA:
- a CDS encoding MlaD family protein: MINALANGLVGTIRAGHRKRMLLSGIALATVLLVAIAYLTVGALRISPFSGTYRVKVQLPESGGLLPNQDVALRGVKVGTVQSLAITPQGVDAVAEIQSKYKIPVSAKVRVTGLSPAGEQYINFEGVSDQGPFLKDGAVISEGAQVPVTLAKLLADADGLLAQVDPKKLELIKKELSLSKEGPRKLTEIIDGGTFLLSTLDSVLPETTSLLKTSRVVLTLAADKNSGIQATANELGRTLRGIEKMQNGYRTLVDQTPKTLGAVDNLFADNSDTMVTLLGNLATASRLLYLRVPALNALFPNYRASVFDALMSIMHDGGIWATADLYPRYVCDYPTPRLPLSAADYPEPFLYANYCADTDPAVLIRGAKNAPRPAGDDTAGPPMGADMGKKADPTPKGRFQVPTTYGGPTLPIEPPN; the protein is encoded by the coding sequence GTGATCAACGCGCTCGCCAATGGCCTGGTCGGCACCATCCGTGCCGGGCATCGCAAGAGAATGCTGCTCTCGGGCATCGCGCTGGCCACCGTGCTGTTGGTCGCGATCGCCTACCTCACGGTAGGTGCGCTGCGCATCAGCCCGTTCTCGGGCACGTACCGCGTCAAGGTGCAGCTGCCGGAGTCCGGTGGTCTGCTGCCCAACCAGGATGTCGCGCTGCGCGGCGTCAAGGTGGGCACGGTGCAGTCGTTGGCCATCACCCCGCAGGGTGTCGACGCGGTCGCCGAGATCCAGTCGAAGTACAAGATTCCCGTATCCGCGAAGGTGCGCGTCACCGGCCTGTCACCCGCCGGCGAGCAGTACATCAACTTCGAAGGCGTCTCGGATCAGGGTCCGTTCCTCAAGGACGGCGCCGTGATCTCTGAGGGTGCGCAGGTGCCGGTGACGTTGGCCAAGCTGTTGGCTGATGCCGATGGTCTGCTGGCGCAGGTGGATCCCAAGAAGCTGGAGCTCATCAAGAAGGAACTGAGCCTGAGCAAGGAAGGCCCGCGCAAGCTCACCGAGATCATCGACGGCGGCACCTTCTTGCTGAGCACCCTGGATTCGGTGCTGCCCGAGACCACCAGCCTGCTCAAGACCAGCCGGGTGGTGCTCACCTTGGCCGCCGACAAGAACTCGGGCATCCAAGCCACCGCCAACGAGCTGGGCCGCACCCTGCGCGGCATCGAGAAGATGCAAAACGGCTACCGCACCCTCGTCGATCAAACCCCCAAAACCCTGGGCGCCGTCGACAACCTGTTCGCCGACAACTCCGACACCATGGTGACCCTGCTGGGTAATCTCGCAACCGCCTCACGGCTGCTCTACCTGCGCGTTCCTGCCCTCAACGCCCTGTTCCCCAACTATCGGGCCTCGGTGTTCGACGCGCTGATGAGCATCATGCACGACGGCGGAATCTGGGCCACTGCAGATCTGTACCCGCGCTACGTCTGCGACTACCCGACACCGCGGCTGCCGCTGTCGGCCGCCGACTACCCCGAGCCGTTCCTCTACGCCAACTACTGCGCGGACACGGATCCGGCCGTCCTGATTCGCGGTGCCAAGAATGCGCCGCGACCTGCTGGGGA
- a CDS encoding MlaE family ABC transporter permease, which yields MTTQDERRATTDGVAAIQDWTTGYVKRHPLESLKTVGEQFMLGVRTIQWFFIDLFTGQFQWQEFVRQGAFQAGTAVVPVILVTLPIGVTLSIQFALLAGQVGATSLAGAASGIAIIRQAASLVAALLMSAAVGSAITADLGSRTMREETDAMEVMGVSVIRRLVVPRFAAAIMIGIALTGVVCFVGFLGAYLFNVYWQNGAPGSFVTTFSAFATPGDMILALIKAVIYGAIVAVVACQKGLSTKGGPIGVANSVNAAVVESILLLMTVNLAISQLYIMMFPRTGL from the coding sequence ATGACCACACAAGACGAGCGCCGCGCCACCACTGATGGCGTTGCGGCGATCCAGGATTGGACGACCGGATACGTCAAGCGCCACCCGCTTGAATCACTCAAGACCGTCGGCGAGCAGTTCATGCTCGGTGTCCGCACCATCCAGTGGTTCTTCATCGACCTGTTCACCGGCCAATTCCAGTGGCAGGAGTTCGTCAGGCAGGGCGCTTTCCAGGCCGGCACCGCCGTCGTGCCCGTCATCCTGGTCACCCTGCCCATCGGTGTCACGCTCTCCATCCAGTTCGCACTGCTCGCCGGGCAGGTCGGTGCGACATCACTGGCCGGTGCGGCCAGTGGCATCGCCATCATCCGGCAGGCCGCCTCACTCGTGGCCGCTCTCCTGATGTCCGCGGCGGTGGGTTCGGCGATCACCGCCGACCTCGGCTCGCGCACCATGCGCGAGGAGACCGACGCCATGGAGGTCATGGGCGTCTCGGTGATCCGGCGACTCGTCGTCCCCCGCTTCGCCGCAGCCATCATGATCGGTATCGCGCTCACCGGAGTCGTGTGCTTCGTCGGATTCCTCGGCGCCTACCTATTCAATGTCTACTGGCAGAACGGCGCCCCGGGCAGCTTCGTCACAACCTTCTCCGCCTTCGCGACCCCCGGCGACATGATCCTGGCCCTCATCAAGGCCGTTATCTACGGCGCCATCGTGGCAGTGGTGGCCTGCCAGAAGGGTCTGTCCACCAAGGGCGGCCCGATCGGTGTCGCCAACTCGGTGAATGCGGCCGTCGTGGAATCGATCCTGCTGCTGATGACGGTCAACCTCGCCATCAGCCAGCTGTACATCATGATGTTCCCGCGGACGGGGCTGTGA
- a CDS encoding YdcF family protein: MSSTDATEMPTDEPSVPAADRRPRWRRRVLLALIAIAVLTTGFVTAGWRVYMHPQTDPLRPADAIVVLGGTPYERFDVGLDLAKRGYAPYLLIAQSTGANDRNMDKYCKGHFTFTVSCFIPDPWTTEGEAQEIRAKAQELGWHHIIVITFTPHVSRARYIVGKCFDGELTMVASPTPSGVAFWSWMFVRQSGSYVKAFLTPGC, translated from the coding sequence ATGAGCTCCACTGACGCCACGGAAATGCCCACCGATGAGCCCTCAGTGCCTGCCGCCGACCGGCGACCACGGTGGCGCAGGCGAGTCCTGTTGGCCTTGATCGCGATCGCCGTGCTCACGACGGGGTTCGTCACCGCTGGCTGGCGTGTGTACATGCACCCGCAGACCGATCCGCTACGGCCCGCCGACGCGATCGTCGTATTGGGCGGCACTCCCTACGAGCGATTCGACGTCGGGCTGGATCTGGCGAAACGCGGGTACGCACCGTACCTGCTGATCGCACAGTCGACCGGTGCCAATGACCGCAACATGGACAAGTACTGCAAGGGCCACTTCACATTCACGGTCAGCTGCTTCATCCCAGACCCCTGGACCACCGAGGGCGAGGCCCAGGAAATACGCGCCAAGGCACAGGAACTCGGCTGGCATCACATCATCGTCATCACCTTCACGCCACACGTCTCGCGTGCTCGTTACATCGTCGGAAAGTGTTTCGACGGGGAGCTCACCATGGTCGCTAGTCCCACTCCTTCCGGAGTTGCCTTCTGGTCGTGGATGTTCGTCCGGCAGTCCGGCAGTTACGTCAAGGCTTTTCTGACCCCCGGATGCTGA
- a CDS encoding MlaE family ABC transporter permease produces the protein MTASTYVPPIARPFVGIYNKAQKPITRLGHMVAFFFRAIAGVPIVLRHYWKEFLRHLSDIAWGNGSLVVGGGTAGVMIVLGIIAGGLVAIEGYNFLDLLGLGPATGIISSLVNTRELAPIMAAIAFATQAGCRFTAQLGAMRISEEIDAMDSIAIRPIPYLVTTRLMAATVVTIPLYVACLAVSYLSCQIMVGIMSGGSIGSYLHYFGIGVSGIDIFYSVIKAIIFVWLASTIQCYYGFYASGGPEGVGVAAGHAMRAAITLVIIVNMLLTMALWSVDAGARLGG, from the coding sequence ATGACCGCATCAACTTATGTGCCCCCGATTGCACGGCCCTTCGTCGGCATCTACAACAAGGCGCAGAAGCCGATCACCCGGCTCGGCCACATGGTCGCGTTCTTCTTCCGCGCGATCGCCGGCGTACCCATTGTGCTGCGCCACTATTGGAAAGAATTCCTCCGGCATCTGTCCGATATCGCCTGGGGCAACGGGTCTCTCGTGGTCGGTGGTGGTACCGCGGGCGTCATGATCGTCCTCGGCATCATCGCCGGTGGACTGGTGGCCATCGAGGGCTACAACTTCCTGGACCTGCTGGGGCTGGGCCCGGCCACCGGCATCATCTCCTCCTTGGTGAACACCCGTGAACTCGCCCCGATCATGGCCGCGATCGCCTTCGCCACCCAGGCCGGCTGCCGCTTCACCGCACAGCTCGGTGCCATGCGCATCTCCGAAGAGATCGATGCCATGGACTCCATCGCGATCCGGCCCATCCCCTACCTGGTGACCACCCGGCTGATGGCGGCCACCGTGGTCACCATTCCTCTGTACGTCGCGTGCCTTGCCGTCAGCTACCTGTCCTGCCAGATCATGGTGGGGATCATGAGCGGTGGATCCATCGGTTCGTACCTGCACTACTTCGGCATCGGCGTGAGTGGCATCGACATCTTCTACTCGGTCATCAAGGCGATCATCTTCGTGTGGCTCGCCTCGACCATCCAGTGCTACTACGGCTTCTACGCCAGCGGCGGCCCCGAAGGCGTGGGCGTAGCTGCGGGGCATGCCATGCGCGCTGCCATCACACTCGTGATCATCGTCAACATGCTGCTCACCATGGCGCTCTGGAGCGTCGACGCAGGTGCGAGGTTGGGTGGCTAG
- a CDS encoding MlaD family protein: MKFRGPLIALVVFMAVAMVLTWLVYATLRRDVAGGTTAYSAVFTDVYGLRDGDDVRMAGVRVGRVEKIELVNNNQAKVDFVVQNDQKLYGNTLASVTYQNIVGQRYLGLSLGKTGDTNVLAAGSTIPLERTDPSFDVTTLLNGYEPLFSTLSPEQADNLTKGVIQSLQGDQASITSLVDQTSTLTKTFAGRDQVLGNVITSLSTVTGNLAQQNDSLDKAITNTRKVVADFDSRRPELVNSVGSLAQTLRRVSKITDEVYPSLDELITRQPGFAKHMVQIEPKLAFLGGNLPLLLKGLARITGDGAYGNAYICDLNITGFFPGLNDVVPIIVNAATPGNVTQHTPRCRNLANG, encoded by the coding sequence ATGAAGTTCCGTGGTCCGTTGATCGCGCTGGTCGTCTTCATGGCGGTCGCGATGGTGCTGACGTGGCTGGTGTATGCCACGTTGCGCCGTGATGTGGCGGGCGGGACCACGGCGTACTCGGCGGTCTTCACCGATGTGTACGGGTTGCGAGACGGTGATGACGTCCGCATGGCCGGTGTGCGCGTGGGACGTGTGGAGAAGATCGAGCTAGTCAACAACAATCAAGCCAAGGTCGACTTCGTCGTCCAGAACGACCAGAAGCTGTACGGCAACACTCTTGCCTCCGTGACGTATCAGAACATCGTCGGTCAGCGGTACCTGGGCCTGTCGCTCGGCAAGACCGGTGACACCAACGTGCTGGCGGCGGGGTCGACGATTCCACTGGAGCGCACCGATCCTTCCTTCGATGTCACCACGCTGCTCAACGGATACGAGCCACTGTTCAGCACGCTCTCACCGGAGCAGGCCGACAATCTCACCAAGGGCGTCATCCAGTCCCTGCAGGGTGATCAGGCCTCGATCACCTCGCTGGTCGACCAAACCTCCACGCTGACAAAGACCTTCGCAGGTCGCGACCAGGTGCTGGGCAATGTGATCACCAGCCTGAGCACAGTGACGGGGAACTTGGCGCAGCAGAACGACAGTCTCGACAAGGCCATCACGAACACCCGGAAGGTCGTGGCAGACTTCGACTCCCGCCGTCCGGAGCTGGTCAACTCGGTGGGCTCACTGGCACAGACCCTGCGGCGGGTGTCAAAGATCACCGACGAGGTCTACCCGTCGCTCGATGAACTCATCACGCGCCAACCAGGTTTCGCCAAGCACATGGTGCAGATCGAGCCGAAGCTGGCCTTCCTCGGCGGCAACCTACCGCTGCTGCTCAAGGGCTTGGCTCGTATCACCGGTGACGGCGCCTACGGCAACGCTTATATCTGCGATCTGAACATCACCGGCTTCTTCCCGGGCCTCAACGACGTGGTGCCGATCATCGTCAACGCGGCGACACCCGGCAACGTCACCCAGCACACCCCGCGATGCAGGAACCTGGCCAATGGCTGA
- a CDS encoding MCE family protein — MAEQTRWQKIKNRPVETYNKTWLGFIAIAVIGALVGGMLLVKAIGFGYTTYTAEFAQAASLRSGQPITVAGIPLGTVTSMKLVGDHVEAKLSVSDDVKLGKDTRAAIRVTTILGSRYLDLRPEGPGSLPNKTIDLAHTEVPYDLQATLKDVTNTFDQVDFDKVAQSLSILGKQLDGLPEVVPQAMQNIQTLSGIIAERRDQLGTLLKSTEKVTNTLHRQQQGVGTLINQGQSLIGEFVVRRGTFHAMMQSLTNLVEQLSKIVIRNRPQLDDMLKTLHQLTDMLGQHDDLLRSILQVAPVALRGVTNATGTGNAIEFNAPNGLAVDSWMCAISGRAKQFGMIQYFKDCK, encoded by the coding sequence ATGGCTGAACAAACGAGATGGCAGAAGATCAAGAACCGGCCGGTCGAGACCTACAACAAGACCTGGCTCGGGTTCATCGCGATCGCCGTGATTGGCGCACTCGTGGGCGGGATGCTGCTCGTCAAGGCAATCGGTTTCGGGTACACCACCTACACCGCCGAGTTCGCGCAGGCAGCATCGCTGCGGTCCGGTCAGCCCATCACCGTGGCGGGCATACCGCTGGGAACGGTCACCAGCATGAAGCTGGTCGGAGATCACGTCGAGGCCAAGCTCTCGGTCAGCGATGACGTGAAGCTGGGTAAGGACACCAGGGCCGCGATACGGGTGACCACGATCCTCGGTTCCCGATACCTGGACCTGCGCCCGGAAGGACCGGGGTCGTTGCCCAACAAGACCATCGACCTCGCCCACACGGAGGTCCCCTACGACTTGCAGGCGACCCTGAAGGACGTGACGAACACCTTCGACCAGGTCGATTTCGACAAGGTGGCTCAGTCGTTGAGCATTCTGGGTAAACAGCTCGACGGGCTGCCCGAGGTGGTCCCCCAGGCCATGCAGAACATCCAGACACTGTCGGGAATCATCGCCGAACGACGCGACCAGTTGGGCACGCTGCTCAAGAGCACCGAAAAGGTCACTAACACGCTGCACCGTCAGCAGCAGGGCGTGGGAACCCTGATCAATCAGGGGCAGAGCCTGATCGGCGAATTCGTGGTGCGCCGTGGCACTTTCCACGCGATGATGCAGTCGCTCACCAACCTGGTCGAGCAGCTCAGCAAGATCGTCATCAGGAACCGGCCGCAGCTCGACGACATGCTCAAGACGCTGCATCAGCTCACCGACATGCTCGGCCAGCATGACGACCTGCTGCGCAGCATTCTGCAGGTTGCACCCGTCGCGCTGCGCGGCGTAACCAATGCCACCGGCACCGGCAACGCCATCGAGTTCAATGCCCCCAACGGCCTGGCCGTCGACTCCTGGATGTGCGCAATCAGCGGTCGCGCAAAGCAATTCGGCATGATCCAGTACTTCAAGGACTGCAAATGA
- a CDS encoding MCE family protein, whose product MSSGRGKAIAVIATIALVVAAIVGAGAYYVKSQLDHITLTAQFDNASGLYESNVVAVLGMPVGKITKITPRSGYVDVEFTVDKDVKVPVDVQAVTLSTSILTDRQVELSPPYRGGPTLKDGDTIGLDKTKTPVEFDRVLGMLDRLSVSLKGDGNGQGPVGDIINAAAGVADGNGDKIKSGLDELSKALRLSSEGGVTTREQMTTIIKNVSSLFDAAAANDGKLREFSTTIHQLSNIIDDEALGTGNTGRKLNDLVKQAGDLLEVNRDHIKAAVLNGNTALKTVSDNQRELAETLDLAPLAVENLYNIIDQDNGSLRARFLTDKLLFESQTAKEICNMMGLRQLGCSTGTLQDYGPDFGLSYVLDGLAAMGQK is encoded by the coding sequence ATGAGTAGCGGCAGAGGTAAGGCCATCGCCGTCATCGCAACGATCGCGTTAGTGGTCGCCGCGATCGTCGGCGCGGGCGCGTACTACGTGAAGTCGCAGTTGGATCACATCACGCTGACCGCCCAGTTCGACAACGCTTCTGGACTGTACGAGTCCAATGTTGTTGCGGTGCTGGGCATGCCAGTCGGCAAGATCACGAAGATCACCCCCCGATCCGGGTATGTCGACGTGGAGTTCACCGTCGACAAGGACGTCAAGGTGCCCGTCGACGTGCAGGCCGTCACCCTGTCGACATCGATCCTCACCGATCGCCAGGTCGAGCTATCTCCCCCGTACCGGGGTGGGCCGACACTCAAGGACGGTGACACCATCGGACTCGACAAGACGAAGACGCCGGTGGAATTCGACCGCGTACTGGGCATGCTCGACAGATTGTCGGTATCGCTCAAGGGCGACGGAAACGGCCAGGGGCCGGTGGGCGACATCATCAATGCGGCCGCCGGAGTCGCCGACGGTAACGGCGACAAGATCAAGTCAGGCCTTGACGAGCTGTCAAAAGCGTTGCGGCTCAGCTCAGAGGGCGGCGTAACCACCCGCGAGCAGATGACGACCATCATCAAGAACGTCAGCTCACTGTTCGACGCCGCGGCGGCTAACGATGGCAAGCTGCGCGAATTCTCCACCACCATCCACCAACTGAGCAACATCATCGACGACGAGGCGCTCGGCACGGGGAACACCGGGCGCAAGCTCAATGATCTGGTGAAGCAGGCCGGCGACCTCCTGGAAGTCAACCGCGACCACATCAAGGCGGCGGTCCTCAACGGCAACACGGCACTCAAGACGGTCTCGGACAACCAACGTGAGCTCGCCGAGACCCTCGACCTTGCGCCGCTGGCCGTGGAGAACCTCTACAACATCATCGATCAGGACAACGGGTCGCTGCGCGCACGATTTCTCACAGACAAGCTGCTGTTCGAGAGTCAGACCGCCAAGGAGATCTGCAACATGATGGGCCTGCGCCAACTGGGCTGCAGCACAGGAACATTGCAGGACTATGGGCCCGATTTCGGCCTCTCCTATGTGCTCGACGGGCTCGCGGCGATGGGGCAAAAGTGA
- a CDS encoding MlaD family protein, with translation MAANSFETDGRGPSEKLLLGTGVAMIVVAALVTGVMMLKSTGRLNDFVRVVADLNNVGDGLPQKSDVKYHGVLVGEVDGVTPAANGQPNFVHINLKPQYAKSIPSTATARVVPSNVFAVSSVQLVDRGQGAPIRAGAHIAEDTQLPTVLFQTTVSKLRDVLTATGRGRDDHSTGILAALGAATDNRRVKLLTGGAQLNRLIAQLNDIVVTDTGPSTVKALLDATEGLKQTAPELLDSLHQAVKPMQTFVEKREQLTSLINGGLTTVGTTRQAFDNHTDQLIGITTELTPVLGTFSNNAGKFQMIFQKINQMNQKWFENPWLSDVDTGNMRVNLSLTPGYSYTRADCPRYGELKGPSCFTAPELVVRPDLPEELLPQNYKVPPDLQPPRGTVVGPNGNLIAVGPPYVVPPGGPNLTDPNPPLPPWQAVPVPRVPGTADPDLLEPPPPPPPPLPAAPVAPGARDGGGAPIAPASFGGTVGPVGSAVERTQLSVITDKPASSSTQLLLGPVVRGTTVSLAKEGSQ, from the coding sequence ATGGCGGCGAATTCCTTTGAGACGGACGGCCGTGGGCCATCCGAGAAGCTCCTGCTGGGTACCGGCGTCGCGATGATCGTGGTGGCCGCACTGGTCACTGGCGTGATGATGCTGAAGTCCACAGGGCGTCTCAACGACTTCGTCCGTGTGGTTGCCGATCTCAACAACGTCGGTGATGGGCTGCCCCAGAAATCCGACGTGAAGTACCACGGTGTTCTGGTCGGCGAGGTCGATGGGGTCACACCTGCCGCCAACGGGCAGCCCAATTTCGTGCACATCAACCTCAAGCCGCAGTACGCCAAGTCCATCCCTAGCACCGCCACCGCTCGCGTTGTCCCCAGCAACGTCTTCGCGGTGTCCTCGGTGCAGCTGGTGGACCGGGGGCAGGGTGCTCCGATCCGCGCGGGCGCACACATCGCCGAGGACACCCAGCTGCCGACCGTTCTGTTCCAGACAACAGTGAGCAAGTTGCGCGATGTCCTCACCGCGACCGGTCGCGGCCGCGACGACCACTCCACCGGCATCCTGGCCGCGCTGGGAGCCGCGACCGACAACCGCCGCGTCAAGCTCCTCACCGGCGGTGCGCAGCTGAACCGCCTCATCGCCCAGCTCAACGACATCGTGGTGACCGACACCGGCCCGTCCACGGTCAAGGCTCTGCTCGACGCGACCGAGGGGCTCAAGCAGACCGCACCCGAACTGCTCGACTCGCTGCACCAGGCCGTCAAACCGATGCAGACCTTTGTCGAAAAACGCGAACAGCTGACCAGCCTGATCAACGGCGGCCTCACGACGGTGGGCACCACCCGGCAGGCCTTCGACAATCACACCGATCAGCTGATCGGCATCACCACGGAACTGACGCCCGTCCTCGGCACGTTCTCGAACAACGCGGGCAAGTTCCAGATGATCTTCCAGAAGATCAACCAGATGAATCAGAAATGGTTCGAGAATCCCTGGCTGTCCGACGTGGATACCGGCAACATGCGGGTGAACCTCTCGCTGACCCCCGGATACAGCTACACGCGAGCCGACTGCCCACGCTATGGCGAGCTCAAGGGTCCCAGCTGCTTCACCGCACCCGAGCTCGTGGTGCGTCCAGACCTGCCGGAAGAACTGCTTCCCCAGAACTACAAGGTGCCGCCGGACCTGCAGCCACCACGCGGAACTGTAGTGGGCCCCAACGGAAATCTGATCGCGGTCGGCCCGCCGTACGTGGTGCCCCCCGGCGGCCCGAACCTGACGGACCCGAACCCCCCACTGCCGCCGTGGCAGGCGGTGCCGGTGCCGCGCGTCCCCGGGACCGCGGATCCCGATCTCCTGGAGCCGCCGCCACCACCACCTCCCCCGCTGCCGGCCGCACCGGTTGCTCCCGGCGCACGGGACGGTGGCGGCGCACCGATCGCACCGGCATCGTTCGGCGGGACGGTGGGCCCGGTAGGTAGCGCGGTGGAACGCACTCAGCTCAGTGTCATCACCGATAAGCCAGCTAGCTCCTCCACGCAGCTGCTGCTCGGCCCGGTCGTGCGGGGCACCACGGTCTCGCTCGCGAAGGAAGGATCCCAATGA
- a CDS encoding MlaD family protein, whose product MATRKRLAAMGTAAMLAATVLSGCGTNGLGDLPLPAPGVGSGGYHLTALFSNILNLPNNAKVKLAGADVGQVDDMRVSNYTAITTLRIIHGVRLPKGSTAELRSATPLGDVFVSIRPPAGATSDSPILKEGDTIGLDSTMAAATVESVLSSAALVSNGGAVRNLTNVINGFGKATGDQGQAFGDLIKDSNRLLGTLNTRSAQISDALTQTSQLADQLDTKNQTLTDIVKEADPATEALAANTAQLSQLVLQIGATTKQLQKFPSIAGTDTSGHSVIKDANTIAKSWNDIAQDPTIDINGLNRQITTLIKSTPSNAISVRVSIDKLVLGSIPDAGFKGDIGSHGPKRYNWAQLVGSFKYTLWRLQERVVGKGVYGEDVPMRPSATEPGVIERVPGPPPGVPVPAPPGQAEPASAPAPGPVPGTAPAPVPAPGPEVMGQ is encoded by the coding sequence ATGGCTACACGCAAGCGCCTGGCAGCGATGGGCACGGCAGCGATGCTGGCGGCCACCGTCCTGTCCGGCTGTGGCACCAACGGTCTGGGAGATCTCCCGCTGCCCGCCCCCGGCGTCGGATCGGGCGGCTACCATCTGACCGCCCTGTTCTCGAACATCCTGAACCTGCCGAACAACGCCAAGGTGAAGCTGGCCGGCGCGGATGTCGGCCAGGTCGACGACATGCGGGTGAGTAACTACACCGCGATCACCACATTGCGCATCATCCACGGCGTCCGGCTCCCTAAGGGCAGCACCGCCGAGCTGCGTTCCGCGACACCGCTCGGCGACGTCTTCGTCTCGATTCGCCCCCCGGCCGGTGCCACCTCGGACTCGCCCATCCTCAAGGAGGGCGACACCATCGGCCTCGATTCGACGATGGCCGCGGCGACGGTGGAATCCGTGCTCAGCTCGGCGGCGCTCGTTTCCAACGGCGGCGCGGTACGCAACCTGACCAATGTCATCAACGGTTTCGGTAAGGCAACCGGCGATCAGGGCCAGGCGTTCGGCGATCTGATCAAGGACTCCAATCGCCTACTGGGAACGTTGAATACGCGATCGGCACAGATCTCTGATGCTCTCACCCAGACCTCGCAGTTGGCCGACCAGCTCGACACCAAGAACCAGACTCTCACCGACATCGTGAAAGAGGCCGATCCAGCCACCGAGGCGCTCGCCGCCAACACCGCTCAGCTCTCGCAGCTGGTTCTTCAGATCGGCGCCACCACCAAGCAGCTGCAGAAATTCCCGTCGATCGCGGGCACTGATACCAGCGGACACAGCGTCATCAAGGACGCGAACACGATTGCCAAGTCGTGGAATGACATCGCGCAGGACCCGACGATCGATATCAACGGCCTCAACCGGCAGATCACCACACTCATCAAATCCACCCCCAGCAACGCGATTTCGGTACGCGTCAGTATCGACAAATTGGTACTGGGATCGATCCCCGATGCCGGGTTCAAGGGCGATATCGGTTCGCACGGCCCCAAGCGCTACAACTGGGCTCAGCTGGTCGGCTCCTTCAAGTACACGCTGTGGCGTCTTCAGGAACGCGTGGTGGGCAAGGGCGTGTACGGCGAGGACGTCCCGATGCGACCGAGCGCGACCGAACCCGGCGTGATCGAGCGCGTGCCGGGACCGCCGCCGGGCGTGCCGGTGCCGGCGCCTCCCGGACAAGCCGAGCCCGCGTCGGCGCCCGCTCCTGGCCCCGTCCCCGGCACCGCACCGGCGCCCGTTCCCGCCCCCGGACCGGAGGTGATGGGCCAGTGA
- a CDS encoding glycosyltransferase → MNSSRIAIVHERFTEFGGSELVVAEFMKAWPQAKVFAPITEPHCRQQVLEAAGWPDDAPHEPISGTWLDNAYSATGRRSHAPLLPLVPSALRKLPLGDDLDAVLISHHSFATQAAFATDAPVIAYVHSPARWAWDRAFRDHEMASRAGRIALSALGNLARRGELRAAPRLSHVIANSHAVAERIRDWWGLPSTVISPPVRIDRFSPDPSIAREDFYLCAGRLVPYKRADLAIRAAQRANCRLVVLGEGRFRDHLEEIAGPETTFLGAASDEVLLDMYRRCRALLMPGVEDFGIVPVEAMACGTPVLALGAGGALDTVEPGITGEHVQAGPDDAVIAQLAELMRDFNPADYDTSAIRSQACGFSPEAFRSRIADIVLGAVRL, encoded by the coding sequence ATGAACTCATCGCGTATAGCGATCGTCCATGAACGTTTCACCGAGTTCGGCGGCTCGGAATTGGTGGTCGCCGAATTCATGAAGGCCTGGCCGCAGGCGAAAGTCTTCGCGCCGATCACGGAACCCCATTGCCGCCAGCAGGTATTGGAAGCCGCGGGCTGGCCGGACGATGCACCGCACGAACCGATTTCGGGGACCTGGCTGGACAATGCCTACAGCGCTACCGGACGCAGGTCGCACGCACCACTGCTTCCCCTGGTTCCCAGCGCCCTGAGGAAGCTCCCGCTCGGCGATGACCTCGACGCGGTGCTGATCAGTCATCACTCATTCGCCACCCAGGCGGCATTCGCCACCGATGCTCCCGTCATCGCATACGTGCACAGCCCGGCCCGCTGGGCATGGGACCGCGCATTTCGTGATCACGAGATGGCAAGCCGGGCAGGACGAATCGCCCTGTCCGCATTGGGGAACCTCGCGCGCCGGGGCGAACTGCGGGCAGCACCCCGCTTATCGCATGTCATCGCCAACTCACATGCCGTGGCGGAGCGGATTCGCGATTGGTGGGGGCTGCCGTCGACAGTGATCAGCCCACCCGTACGCATCGACAGGTTCTCTCCCGATCCGTCGATTGCCCGCGAGGACTTCTATTTGTGTGCGGGCAGGCTGGTTCCGTACAAGCGTGCGGACCTAGCCATCCGGGCCGCGCAACGGGCCAATTGCCGCCTAGTGGTGCTGGGCGAGGGACGATTCCGCGATCACCTAGAAGAAATCGCCGGGCCCGAGACCACCTTTCTCGGCGCCGCATCCGACGAGGTTCTCCTGGACATGTACCGGCGATGCCGCGCCCTATTGATGCCCGGCGTGGAGGACTTCGGGATCGTCCCCGTCGAGGCAATGGCGTGCGGAACACCGGTCCTGGCGCTGGGCGCGGGAGGTGCTCTGGACACCGTGGAGCCCGGCATTACCGGTGAACACGTACAGGCCGGCCCGGATGACGCCGTCATAGCACAGCTCGCCGAGCTGATGCGGGACTTCAACCCCGCCGACTACGACACCAGCGCCATCCGGTCGCAGGCGTGCGGATTCTCACCCGAGGCGTTCCGTTCCCGGATCGCCGATATCGTGCTGGGAGCCGTGCGCCTCTAG